A genome region from Chryseobacterium sp. G0186 includes the following:
- a CDS encoding HYC_CC_PP family protein, protein MKRVFHILFILLYIVVSSGFTTSKHICKGNASEVHVGLKKLSDLDCPKCSANKQKNHSKCCKLEVKKICKEDNLPHSYKNSPVKFLSASIPYYHLGTVFDQALAIDPEKYTSYFDPSKYHLNYPSLFILHCVYRI, encoded by the coding sequence ATGAAAAGAGTCTTTCACATACTGTTTATCCTCCTTTACATTGTAGTTTCTTCAGGGTTTACTACCAGTAAGCACATATGCAAGGGGAATGCGAGTGAAGTACATGTAGGTCTGAAAAAACTCTCGGATCTGGACTGCCCGAAATGCAGTGCCAATAAGCAAAAAAATCACAGCAAATGCTGTAAACTGGAAGTAAAAAAAATCTGCAAAGAAGACAATCTTCCTCATTCTTACAAAAATTCGCCGGTAAAATTCTTATCAGCATCCATTCCTTATTATCATCTGGGGACTGTATTTGATCAGGCATTAGCTATTGATCCTGAAAAATACACTTCTTATTTTGATCCCTCAAAATACCATCTCAACTACCCCTCCCTTTTCATTCTTCACTGCGTTTACAGAATTTAG